The genomic interval gcacgagcattgcagctgtaaacataacaatgacagcacgtaggttcaaacgctcgaaagtgtgtcttcacttcacgaggaaaaattacaacaaaacgacttacaatcattgcaaggtggagataactgcatcgggagggaagatGGAGAtatctgcatcgggagggaatagactgcactgtcctcacagagacagctatacagctagctaaactccgaaatgacgatacagaagacgttgatataatttgctgactttattcaaccatcacttgaagagtgaaactaaaaatacaaatgaaacaaatcaatttcgtcactaataacaaacaggtttgcatcaacgtaaatcagcgatgattagcggctaattcagtaataacaaagcagttagcatgcgttcgctagcattagcacatcgttcaaaccactacacaactggatttaagtgtccgatcgcgagtggaaacacacaacaacaacacaaaagatgatacataaaggcgttgcctctgtagatattttacaagcattaacaaagaacgtagggttgcagcagtgcttccctctctcactaacttgctcactcgcttggacgcggcatttcttctgcttcacgtgagcgcgttcttcttcacgtgaggaagcgcaagggcgcccccacttgagcatgaaagcaccataaaaactaaaaggcatgcatttcaatatactggtaaatactaCTTTAACAGGggatccccaaactacggccgccccgacatttggtccggccccctgaacaataccagagagcattttgaattttttttttcttaatagtgttaattattttctggcatttttctgtgaagaactcagagagggttatttggttcttatctatttgattaatagtgttatttttattaattattattatatatatatatttttttttatttacttttgttccgtgaaatatccagaaagggttatttgattgtggcattctggaaaacaatatttttttacatttaggcactcctgcaatcgtcacactttttctgttacaaactgaccccggcccctcatcagagaagggaaaagttatgcggccctcactggaaaaagtttggggacccctgcaagtttaacacatattgctaacggcagaccaacgacctatatgccaatatataccaatattttttatttctgttacaaaaatgtttcagtaaaatgttacattcttgtgcatttgccacttattgccacagttaatattgaggctttgggcctcttttgaccttgttgtgagtttttaaggttgtgacttctgattaaacaaactcaatgcaaatcaaaacgtttgtttttctttttccccaaattagaattgataagagaatcgataaagaatcgaatcgttaatcaataccgataatggaatcggaatcgtaaaaatcctatcaattcccatccctacaccCAGGACTATGAGTACCCCAACTACCCGCAGTCCGTGCAGCACCAGAAGAATGACCGGTGCCCGCCGCCGCCTCAGATGCTCCCTGAGCGGGCCTGCGAGGTGCCAGGCTGCCGCTCGGACTCAGAGTGCGAGCGCCACAAACGCTGCTGCTACAACGGCTGCATCTACGCCTGCCTGGAGTCTGTTCAGCCTCCGCCTGGTCGGTGGAGCCAAAAAGTTAATTGCCTCATCTTGTTCGGAGGTGTTTCGAGATCATTTCTGTGTGTGTCTTTTCATAAATAGTTCTTGACTGGCTGGTGCAGCCCAAGCCTCGGTGGTTGGGAGGTAACGGCTGGCTACTAGATGGCCCTGAAGAGGTGCTGCAGGGTGAGTACACTGGAGCCTGGGTCCTCTTCCTACCATTTCTAAACATGTAGTTGCTTTTTAATTCATGTGAACTTGTGTATATGCACCGATCAGCTGAGGCGTGCAGTACAACAGAGGATGGCGATGAGCCTCTTCACTGTCCGACAGGCTACGAGTGCCACATCATTAACCCGGGAAATCCTGCCGCTGGCATCCCCAACCGAGGACAATGCATTAAGCAGCGTGCCAACTCTGGTAAAATAGATATGCACTCTTACAGGCTTACTGTAGAGCGATTACTGCTCTTCATTTGAATCCCGAGATTGAATAACCTttgcattcatttccaatgctaTTTGTGATTATTGATGAACATTCAGCAAGACTGTTAAAATAATGATTGTGTGGACATCTAGGGTATTTTGTAGGGATGTCAAAATATTCACAATATGTATTGTGATGTTGCAGTaatagaactgcctcaattttgTCGTGGCCTTGTCTTGATATCGTCATGGTCTGTCTCAGTAATGAGGTGATGTAGcttataatacagtacagtttggGTAGACCATCTACTCAGGCGTGTGCCTCATGAAGGAGATAGCACCTTTTCTCGTCGGCACCGTCTGTTTGCATtgttctaacacacttaatataatcaatcagggaatagtatcgtttctcgtatttactgtttgattgtttgtattactctaacacacccaatatgaaataaataacacttacAGAATATCAAAAAAGTGACTACACCCATCgtatcaaaatgacactttgacacaataaaaagtagtctgtgtgcatcttatataatacagttaatttattttcccctcaaaataactcaaaatatagccattaatatccaaacccctggcaaaaaaaagtgagtacacccctgagTAAATACGTacgtccctaaatgtccaaattgagtactgcttgtcattttccatccaaaatttcatgtgactcgttacaggagtgctagcagtattgctgcagagattaaataggtgtgtgtgtggggggggtcagCCAATTAGtggtcagaccatacgccggactctacatcaaattggtgtgcatggctgtcacctcgagaggaagcctcttctgaagaaggtacacaagaaagcccgcaaacagtttgctgaagacatgtcaacaaagcacatggattactggaaccatgtcctatggtctgatgagaagagctgaccccccacctcttcaatctctgcaccaatgctgacagcactcctgtaatgagttacatgacattttggagggaaaatgacaagcagtactcaatttggacatttagggatgtacgtatttactaaggggtgtactcacttttgttgccggaggtttagatattaatggctatattttgagttattttgaagggaaaataaattaacacttttatatactgtaagctgcacacagactacttttcattgtgtcaaactgtcattttttcagtgttgccccatgaaaagatatagtgaaatatctgcagaaatgcgaggggtgtactcacttttgtgatacactgtatattataacttaaggaaaacaagcaaaatatagggcataaaagatacacaacgccttcttatcatggaagcccaacgtgtgcgtcatgagcaagattgacgctgacaagcccacatctgcaccaccaactctcgtaATCAGttttcccggacagtccagaacaaatggcgggacgtcctgtcacaacacaaggaacactgaagaacgcccgatatccaatggATATtatgactgataagactccaagagcccctttgacgctgagatgacaaaatccacaaccctcgttgtcctgacaacagtaactcctgaatcctcctgtccattccacaaacagacagtaatcccaaaagcacgaaccccaattgccacaacatgaATGCAATTGGCTcacaacacaactgcaaatggaTCGCAAGACGAATTAAAAAAGCTACAGCACGACGGCAAGAGGATGAAccgaaagtaaaaaaaacaaaactttatgACCATCTTTacggacctccgtgaagttgtccCCCCCATcggatgcaaatttatataaaaaagatgtcaatcgtttgtgctgtaaaagaaAATTGTCAtttatgctgctatcgttttatagctAGTTTGTCCTGTAAAAGAAAATTGTCAtttatgctgctatcgttttatagctAATCTTAATTTCGAGATCTTAATTTCGAGTGAGGACATCATAACTCCCGTGGCTGATGGAGCGtatcaactctctcaataacaggggTGTCAACAATTTGCACAAACGaattccagttcattttgctgTAAATGAGGGGTTTGAGATTTGAATTTCTGGTGATGAAGTCACTCTCAgtccctcatttactgcaaaatggacccgaagtggTGCCTTTCGTTTCTGGtacgtttgtgctagttgtttggaCAGCCCTCTGTTCTTGAGAGAGTTGCTACGCTCCGTCAGCCACGGGAGTTATGACGTTCTCACTCTAAATTAATatttcaatatctataaaacgatagcagcacaaaccacAATTTTTTACAGCAGAAACAACTGacacaatttttaatcaaaatggaagGCTGATTGACCTCAGATTAACCTGTAAAAGAGTTATAAATATCTCAAAGGCTAGCAGGACAAAAAAACCTTTTAtagcacaaatgattgacatcatttttatataaatttgcgtctgatgggaggggcaacttcacggaggtccgtagagatggtcacaaagcacacatTGCAATACACAAAAggtcttccttttttttcttctacttCCGGGGCGTCCTCTTGCCGTCGTGCTGTGGCTTTTTGCATTCGTCTTGCGAGCcatttgcgttcgtgttttggcaattggggttcgtgcttttaccAACTTGCAGTTGTGCTTTGACAAGTGGGAGTCGTGTTGTGCGAGCTTGCATTCGTtcagttttttcttttgcaaagcgttggcaattggggttcgtgcttttttcgatttgcaaagtgtttggattttgcatttcgcctgacatttctcggccaacgtAGTACTGTCGAGCTTCTTGCATTACGGCCAGCTTTCACAGAAAATCACAAAAATTAGTGGGCCATGATCTTAATAAAGTGACAATACCAAAAGGTGAGATTTAGATATCGTTGCATCACTAGTATTTTACAACATAAAATTGGTAAATGATTCATATGCATACAAGGACCTTTAGTTAAAGCTCACGTTTAATCGAAAATGTTTTTTCTACAAGAGGGTTACTAAATTGTATATCACTCTTTTCAATGAAATTATACACTGAAAGAGTATTGTGTCCATATGATATAAAACATGTAGCAAGAGACTAAGTCTATTATCGATTACTTATCTAATAAGTATGATTATGGTACAATGAAAGTTGTGCGTGGTATTACAATATTTCAAAGGCTTCATTCAAGcacagaaaataatgtgcttGTGTAAATTGTGTTATCGTTGTCAGTCCGATAATATATTGGTTTGTAAATATTGGactttgcaaaaaaaatcaataggaaataatGACTTCATCGTATCCGATAGAAGAATTTTTAACCTTATAAAACTGCTCTCTATTCATCCACTTTGATTGATTAGCAGCTGAAATGTGCCTTTTATTTTTGTCTTGTTTAAGATGGACGAGGGTTAAGGCACAAATTTTTCAAGGACTATTTAGGTAAGTGTGATAATATGAACAAATGAAAACATATCATGATTCAGTCTGACTTGATCTCTATTCTTGCAGGTACCAGTACAAACAATGCAGTAAGCTATGAGAAACATCACAAGCACCTGGGATAAGCAACCCCCTCGCTCGCCCCCTTTTTCAGACTACCCTACATTTTGTGTTCTCAGCTCTCAGATGAAACATTTAACTATCCCACCAATTATAGTGCTGATGATGCATTTTATTACAATTCAGTCAGAAAAGTTCAAAATTCCTTTTCCTCCCATCAAAGCCCTTAACTTCGGGCATGTTACTGTCTCACAGCCAAAGAAGCATGGTACCTTTATCCATTATTGATCACCTTTGAGTAAAAGAAGTGTGTGCATCAATGCAGCTTACCAAATATTTCAAAAGCACAGAAGACTATTAAGAAATACATATCTCGAAAGGACAGAAGAATACtaatatatttttccatgatCGGTGTACtcagtgtttacattttttaacatactgtattatAATCCTAATGAAATAATACATGATGTGGATTGGTTATTTTCATGTTATGTACAGCGGTATGAAAACTATCTGAACCgtttgtaatttctcacatttctgcataaaatcaccatcaaaagtaacctgatctttgtcaaaaccacacagatgaaaaaactgtctgctttaactaaaaccacccatacatttataggttttcatattttaatgaggatagtatgcaaacaataacagaatggagaaaaataagtaagtgaaccatcacatttattattttgtagcccccctttggcagcaatgacttcaaccagacacttcctgtagctgcggatcagtctggcacatcgatcaggactaattttggcccattcttctctacaaaactgctgtagttcagtcagatttatatgatgtctggcatgaatcactgtcttttggtcatgccaaagcatctcaatggggttaaagtccggactttgacttggacactccagaacgtgtattttgttcttctgaaaccattctgaagttaatttatgccagtgttttggatcattgtcttcagcatcaatcctctttttagcttcaactgtctgacagacggcctcagattttcctgcaaaacatcctaataaactttttaattcattcttccattaatgattgcaagttgtccaggccctgaggcagcaaaacagccccaaatcatgatgcctcctccaccatgcttcatggtggggatgaggtgctgatgttggtgagctgttccatttttcctccacacatgacgttgtgtgttactcccaaacaatcaaactttagtttcatcagtccacaaaatattttgccaaaacttctgctgagtgtccaagtgcctttttccaaacattaaacgagcaaccgtgtttttttagacagcagcggCTTTCTCCGTGGAAttttcccatgaacaccattcttggccatagttttacatatagttgatgtgtgcacagagatattggactgttccAGGGatatctgtaagtctttagcagactctttagggttcttttttacctctctgagtattctgcgctgaactctgggCGTCAtcattggtggacggccactccttgggagagcagcaacagtgccaaactctcttcatttgtagGCATCTTCTCTGActctcgattgatgaacatccagacttttagagatggttttgtatcctttcccagctttatacatatCAACAatacttgatcgcaggtcttcagacagctcttttgaccgagccatgatgcacatcagacaaagcttctcatcaagacagttcttaccaggtgtgtgttttatagtgggcagggcagctttaatcgctcatcagtgattgggcacacacctgacttaaattgtttggtaaaaatcggtttcaattgctctttaagtctcctgaggcagacggttcacttacttattttcccccttctgtcattgttttcatgttatcctcattaaagtatgaaaacctttaaatgtttgggtggtttagttaaagcagacactgtttttacatctgtgtgatttcacaaaggtcagatcacatttgatgttgatttgatgcagaaatgtgagaaattccaaaggttcagatactttttcataccactgtaaaatgTTGTCACGAATTGTTTTGGATATAATGATCGTCATAATGATGGATTGAATGAAATTGATTGTTAAATCACGTCTTTCATCAAATGAGGGCAAATGGAGTGTACTGCATGGCTGCAACCAGCAGAGGGACTGCTGATTTAGTCTCATTAGTTCATGGTCTTGATAGGACAACCTGACATCAGCACAGGAGGTTGAGCAATTTCCATGCCAGCCCAAAAGATGCAGTTTAAGGCCAAGacttttgttgatttttattaTATTCCATTATTGATCAACTAAATGTTGTATCTATTTGTGAGGTCCATCTGCCTTCCAAGGTTAAGGTTTTAAGGTTGGTCAGTTGGAACATAAACGAAGGCCATCTGCTTTGAAAGTATTCACTTTTCTTCTGGAggccaaatttcctgccttgaAACCTGGAATGTGAACGTTTCCACATGTGGTATTTAGCTTAAGATGTTCGTGAACAAGAGATATTCAATATAGGCTACTAGCAACATATCATGAATGACAATTGATGTATGCAATCAGAATTTGATTTGTGGATTTACATAGCGCAACATTATCACCTGGCAGGCAACCAGAAAAATAAGACTGTGCTTCAGTGATGTTGCTCAGGTTCTATCAGCCTGCAGTAAGTAACAGCAGAATAAGCTGATTGTCTGTACAAATTTATACAATGGGATGAATGTCTTTAACAAACGCCGAAGGCATGAACTCTGGTGCTGTCTTGTATTTACTGAATAAAACACAGCTTGTGAAATAAAAGGCATTGTATCATGTCATTTGAAGGCGGTATTGTTTCCAGATGTACAGTAAACAGCTGGACTGCTATTTTGAAATCACTCACAATAATAACAAAATTCAGGACTATCATATACAGATAATACATTGTacattctttgaaaaaaaatgccaaaaagtTGCTAAATCAATTGACGGaattaaaatatgtatatggtgtaaaacacttaggtgacttgaagttccgctcaaatttcaaaatttgaaaaacaatttcaaaattgtcctatatccatgtgtgatacatcattggaaagcttagaatctcaattttctgggagaataaaatttttgaacaggaaggcatttaaagaaaataaaaacccataaaccctaactcgaggtgagagcatgagagagcataattaaagacaccatgattagaGATATTTTCATGTACTTACCTTGTATCGATCCAAAAAcacgtgtagcatgtctcaacgagtgtcaagacacagctgtgaatggccacagctggacttttggaggattttgtgggtgaaacacagtaatataacaagggtcacaatgcagaaattgcagacatcaaggagtggtcgagattttgtttttcaaatatttacccctttaaacttttttttttctttctttctttctttggatcgattatttctcatctaaaatattgtgggaaatgcgacagtaacaaaaaaatacaattaagcgatagttatgaagtagatatccttgacctatttacagacactatttttttcattgtgacctaatttgttaaaagtttaaaatatgcgagtaaataattaataaatattataaagttttttttttttaatattagacaacaattaatgattctaagctaaaaattatagacatttcgaataataaatctaATTACTTACCATCTTTCTATAGCAGCATTTAGACATATtgttgaaaaagcagtttctgctctttaaaataaactgccgtattttaggccaaaaaaactgttgtgtttgatagaacaatatgtccatatgctgccatagcagtttcatagcgcattaagccctgaactaattttaatttgtctgttttaccctggaaacccccgtttacagacgtcgcacaaccacttttgtttcaaccaagccataaaaagaagtaagtatatttattattcgaaatgtctttcatctttagctcagaatcattaattggtgtctaatatttagttttaagaaagaaaaatgcttcaaaaaaattattcacttgcatattttaaacttttaaacaaatcacatcataatggaaaaaaatagtgtctgtaaataagtcacagatatctacctcataactacagTATTGCTTAACtgtttttttcgtttgtttgtttgttttttgttactgtcacactttccccaatattttagatgagaaataatcgatccaaacaagggaaaaaatttttttttaatgtttaaaaggattaatatatgaaaaagtccttgatttctgcatcacacccttgttatattaccatgtttcaaccataaaatcccccaaaaatccggcgatGGCCATTCTCAGCTGTGTTttcacactcggtgatacatgctacatggtgtTTTTGGAACGAAAGGAGGTAagaacgcgataatatctcgttaaaatcatggcgtctttaattatgctctcacctccagttagggttttgttgtttaattttttaatttttttgaatgccctcctgttccaaatgtttcttcccccagagaattgatattttaagctttccaatgatgtatcacacatgcatataggacaattttgaaacttggccaaattgggggtctcagagcagaacttcaagtcacctgagtgtttccaccatatacagtaGATATTTACTGCGAAATTATACATGAATATATACTATTAGAATGCATGCAAATTGTTTTTATTCTAAAATAGACCTAATTTgggattttaaaaattacaaccCAAATATAATTAGTTATACACATTCACCTACTACAACGCTGTACAATTTGAAACAAATCTCTTTGTAAAGACTTGTAATGCATGCTTAATTGGTAATTGTTCATTTGTTGGCTAGAATGTGAAAAGTACAGTATGTCAAATCACAAAAAGCATAACAAAAAAGTGTTGAGTGGAACGGATGGCTTAACATTTGCAACGCACATAAGGactttgtttcttttttgtaatttaaattTAATCAGTGGCCATAGAAATATCTTTTGAAAGGAAGTTTCAGTAGTTTActggcaacattttttttttaacaatatgaCGTGCTGTATTGTTATATGAGGACCCGGTATAGTATATGAATTCATTTGAGTATAGTTTCCCAACGTGGTTCAACTTCGTTTTGTAGCCATTCCAGTTTCTACTGTTTAGAAAGTCTATTCTTGAGATGTCCAGTAGGTGTCAGTGTAGTCCAAAGCAGCCCCCAACTAATCCCACTGTCATGCACCTCGAAAAGTGCTCTATGTACAGTATGGAGTGCATTCATTGCATCGCTGCATTTTTGTATATTATTCCGTTTAAgtcactgttttttttattaattgcaGCAGTTTTTAGTATTATTTGATCGTATATACCTTTTTTGATCAAAtgtattttgttaaatttgtAATTAAGTATGAAAATTTTAGAATTGGCTTAATAGATAGTTAAAAATGGGGTGGGGTGAAAATAATACTATTAATAATAATTGTGaagaattttatttaaaaaaaaaaaaaaaaaaaaggtttccttATTTTATTCCCAGCGTCATTATATGGCAAGATTTACATAAAGGTGAGCTTCACGAATGAAAAATTGAAGTCAAGTCACATTTACAACCATTAAAGAAAACGCCTCACAGTTCACAGGCCCAAAGTTCACAGAAATGGTGACATTCCATTATGTGAActcctaacaaaaaaaaaactaatggaaAAAGAAACTTTAAGAAGGAACGGCAGATGTATGATTCCCCTTCCAGGATGACCAGGTTAAAGTGAATGCCGGGTGGATAGCATTTATCACATTGAGTAGTGCTATACACTAGTGATCCCCAAGCGCACaaagatattaaaaaataataataataataataaaatttaaaaaaacaaaaaaaaacaagagatACTAGCTCCAATGGATTTCAATGACAACATCCTTTCCAGTTTTATTATCATATCTATAGAATACACAAGCAGATCAGTGTGTCAAGAGGCAccaggccagaatgcggtcgttaatatttattatttctgtgcggcccggtagcaaatgagcCACGGACAGGTACCGGTTCCCGGCCCGGTGGTCTGGGACCCCTGCTATACAGTACAATGGTATCAAAAACAGTATGAGTCTATCTGATGAGATATAGCACCACATGTGGATATTCTGGAGAACGGCCTGATTTGATCAGTTTGGTGGACTAGTGCTCATTTGTCTCACTGCACTGACATTTTCTGATATTCTGAAGAAAACAACTGCAAGACATTCTACTAGTCAGGCTTATAACATCATAGGGATTGTGCATCCAGATGAACCCCTGACCTGGATAATGTTTCTCATCCCATCTTTGTCTCTTCAGCAGACCTATTGAATTAAAGCCAGCATTTGGTAAGagcactgcccccccccccttctgaaCAATATGCCATCAGTGTCATTGAGCAGAGAAATCATAGTCACCTTCCGCACGTGTGAGTATCCAGGACAATTATTGTATGTATTTGTGCAAGCCTGCCACAATAGAACAGCCTGTGTCTTGTTGTCGGGTTTTGTCACATGGCTCTAGCGTCACTGCACGTGGCTCTCCATGTGGTAGAACAGCAGCAGCATCTCTTGAGATCTGAATCATTTTATCACTCCCGCCACATCAGCAAGCATCTTGAATCCTTGTGTAACACCTAGAAATTGTTTCAGAGTGGTGGAAAAGGTAAACATTAATTAGCGATACAAGAAATTGGCTTGCCACCCAGGGAGATTTGTTAATGAATGCCTAGATTTCTTTGAGGGTCTATTTTCCTTTAAGTGTGACTCATGCAATACAGAGCTGTGAAGCAGCATATGCCAACATCCTCCCCCAACGCACCTTCTCCTTCCATCGCCAAAGACTCAGGAGAATTGTTGTGTAATAAATTGCGAGGCGTCATCTGAAATGTTATATAAAAAGATATGCTTATTTACCATGTTTGACTCACTGATGTGTTCATATTATAACAGGGTTTACATTGAGAATTAGTATGATATAAACCAGAACGATAGATTTTTGGGTGCTGAACTTTTTTGCTACCATTGACAGTGGTAGATGTCTTTTCCAGTGGAACTGAGAGTGCTGGCAGTATctctgtcaatagcagccaatgagttaatatatcAGCAGACCAAATGTGGACCAAACTGGTCAAAAAATCATGAGGTGATATGGTCATgggcagtgttgtcaataacagcgttagaatataacggcgttatcttTTTCAGTAGTAAGTAATCCAATtacttacttttctcatcttggcaacggcgttaccgttactgaggatggaaaggcgtgcgttactgtattggttgaatgacgcgagaaaagtctgagggagacagaCTCACCAAgatgacagagcagagcaggagtggggaggaggcaaaaaagttgtgacgccgagcaaacgcgatgttaggtggctccaataatatctgactgtagccgatagcctacaaactatgcccacatgatatggtagatatggtagacatggtagatatcccatttatatagaactagatgtgaaatgacagacacggcggcattagcaacatgtacagtataggaactagatgcgttagtaaacagccgccttcttaaagcagtaaacttcttaggaaggctctgttgtagagaatcttcctagcg from Corythoichthys intestinalis isolate RoL2023-P3 chromosome 5, ASM3026506v1, whole genome shotgun sequence carries:
- the wfdc1 gene encoding WAP four-disulfide core domain protein 1, whose amino-acid sequence is MSSSLLLLLCLLVLSTGSDARRIRKRGLNHKDYEYPNYPQSVQHQKNDRCPPPPQMLPERACEVPGCRSDSECERHKRCCYNGCIYACLESVQPPPVLDWLVQPKPRWLGGNGWLLDGPEEVLQAEACSTTEDGDEPLHCPTGYECHIINPGNPAAGIPNRGQCIKQRANSDGRGLRHKFFKDYLGTSTNNAVSYEKHHKHLG